GGAAAATTTATTAGGATTATCTTTTATCATTAGCGGGTATTATAAGTAAAACCGTTCTTCGCCCATTAAACATCATTTTCTAAATGAGATGTCGTCGGTTCTTTTTTTGTATACAAATATAAGCAGAAATGTTATGTTTATAATTACAAATATTGTTTATCACTTACAAAAATTGGTTTCAAGTAACTGAAGCCTATCCTTGGGACCGACCAAAGCTTCTTTCTTTTTATCCTTTAAAGTTTTTAGGCTCTGATCTGTATATCTGCAGTATTTTATCCATATATTTAATATGCTCCTATACCCCATAGCCTACGCCATCAAGTGCTACCAGTGCGAGTCCCTCACGATGCCCAAGTGTGGCCTGAAGTTCGAGGCCGATGAGACCTTGCTGCTGGACTGCTCCAGGATCGGACCTCCCCGCTACCTGCAGAACTTCTTCCCCCTGCGGAACGCCACTGGCTGCATGAAGAAGACCCTCGAGAGCGGTGAGTTCACAGTCCCACAACATATAGGAAAACAGCAGAATCTTAAGACATCATAAGTCAGCAAAACAGAATAAAACTCTATGATTCCGCCATTATTAAGCTGGAAATAGCGCAATTAAGCAATACAAGCCCCTGAGATCATCGCAGAAAATCGGGTTGTGTTAGTCTCTGATGTCATGCGTGAATGTTTCGCTACCTGCTTTTCAGACGTTACTTTTTTCCCTTTCGACGTGATTCCTAGTCACTTTTATTTGCGTCTTATATTCCAGCAATTACATCAAATTGAGAGCTTAATTCGTGTTctagcaaaaataataatgacaGGGACGAGAGAGAATGCCGCAAGCTCCGAGATATCGACTTATCAAAATTAGCATTTGTGAATATCCGATAAATTAATCCGTCACAAATATTGTGATCGTTTTTGAACGCCAAGCCCAATCAGCTCAGTATGCAGTAAATTTATTCAGAGGAATCAAACAAAAAGCTTGTAGAAAAATACGTTATTTGAGATCACAGGCGAATGCATTATGTTTCACCGAGGTGTGAAGCAAATTGTTGATCTTTGTTTTTCTTGACAATAAACTACGGTGTTCTTGGCGCATACACCTTGAATAAATAAGCAATTAACAAGTGTTCGAAGTCAAAGGTACAATGGGTTCATTCAGCAACCCCCACTAGAGAAAGTTGTTGGCCCAATTGCTCATCCAAACCAAACAATCTGCTCCCATTCCAGTGGCCGGACATCCGCAGATCGTGAGGAGCTGCTACTTCGGGGACATCAACAATATCCAAGCTGGCTGCCAGTCGGATCCCTCCATGCCCTTCGTTAAGCAGCTGGGCTGCGACGTCTGCACCAAGGACGAGTGCAACGGCTCCTCCTCCCTGGCCCCCATCGCCGGAGCCATCCTGCTCTTCTTCGGCGTGGCTCGTCTGCTGGCCTAGATCTTAACTAGCTAGTTAATTACCTGTGCGTAGTATTTAACGATCTTGTTCTCTGTAAATTTCttctaaatttattttaataataaatgcaCGACGAATGGTTGTCATAGCAACATACCAAACTATATCGCATTCTTTTATTACCTGCTGCATATAACTAACTTACTTAGGAAATAATATTAGAGTGCTCCTACAAAAGCAGTTGCCTGAAAGCCCCCATTATCCACATATAAATCATCCAATATATCaatgcaattcaattaaatttaatacatTGCGTGAAAAGAAAACATATTCGGTTGTTTTCACTCAATAACCATACCCTTAGCATGACAAATCAGCTAACTGAAAAAACAACTGTTGATTGTTTACTTTTTCAACTCTTCTCCACCCAAAAagtgtatttatttttgaaaaattgtaaTTCTACTAATCGCAATTTGTACGGAGACTCACCTTTCGTAGAGTCAGAGTCACATTGAAACTCAAAAGCAGTTCAATGACTCAGAGCAGAGCAGAAACTGAGTCCAATAATATGTTTATAAGGGGCTGCACTGTGAAACACCTGGGATCTAATTAGTGTGCACCCACATGAGCAACCAAAATTTGTATGATCGTATAAAAGGTCATTCAATGTTGTTCCTTTTTAAGCGGGATGTGGGATTTATGTCCGTCTGCCTTcttaattacatttaattgAGTTCTGTTTCATTTGCAAGTTGAGTTTCAGTAATTCTTCTACCCTTCGGATTCGAGTTTACAAAGTGTTAAATGCAGCCCGGCAGAGTTCAAGAAACTCCAATTGAGAGATCCGAGATCACTTCTGCAGATCGAGGGGCTTTGGAAAACTGAAAGAACTGAAAGATGCCATGGCTCTCCTCTCCACCCCGCGTGCCCCAATTAACCCAAACTCATTTGGCATCATTTCAGAAATTACTTAATTGAAGAAAATAGAAATTTGTGGGAAAGCCACTTAACTGAGTGTGTGTCCATGTTTGGGCAAGATTAGGAAATGAAACACACTACGCTTAATATGCTTATAAACCAATTAACTGAAGACCTTTCAGCAAGGCGTTGGCTGTGTACTGAAATTTTAAatctatttaaatatataatgaTTAATTAATTGAGGTTATGCTTCTAAAGTATCTATTTGCTAATATGGTTGCTAGTAATATTTAGATACTCAAGCAGTTAGGAGGTAAGAGTAATAACTTTATAACTGGAAGTTTTTTGAGTAGGTATAGCTTTAAACCTCCTGTCCAGAGAGGCATATAAATTCTGAACAATTCTACTTAATTTACAGAAAAAACAAGAGAATGCTATatagatacccgttactcagcttgtatgaatgcgaacgcgaaatttcgtAATTTTTCTGCTATATCGATAAATATTGCGgaataaaattggaaaaaattttaaaaattgttcaagtGTGGGCATTcggcggctttagggcgttagactgggcgtggcaaacagttttttgcaaatcgataaaaatttgtaagactaataaaattatgaaaaaaatatcaacacatttttctaAAGTGTAGGCATGACAGTTTTGtacggtttgtgggcgttagagtgggcatGGTAATATGGGTCAACAAAAGCTTTCTTCTACCAGTTACATAGTTTTTAACGAATCTGGTAGACCCTTTTACTTTGCGACTAACGGGTATACAAAATTATACTTTGCCTAAAAAacctgaaatattttagttatGCAAACTctttatatgtttatttaatgttCTCTCTTGttcatttataaaattataatggtttatgaaattatttttaaaagcacTTGAATATCTTGATGCGATCTTCACTTTGATTCATTTGATAAAAGGATGTTAATCGGGCATAGTTAGATCggattaaatttttaaaatattcaatgaattttattttattagtttttttaaGTTATAATAGAAGATTACAAACGCAGGATATcataatttaaacataatAGGCATGCCAACAGCTCAACATAATTAAGCAAATAACTAATTAAGATTAATATTGTTTGTTGGATTTGATAGCTCAAGTGCGGTTTTTATAAATGTTAATGTTTATTCATTTTGAAATCCGCTTCCATCTTGTTTAAAGTATTTTCAATGTGCTCCCATCATggattttaagtttttaagtcCGTTTAAAAGGATTGGGCTTAAAGTTCTTGATGGGCAGTTCGCGCATAAATTTCATGTCAGTAAGATACGGATATGGACGTTTATATGCCACTGCTTTTTCCGGTATTATTAATGGAAGTGCTATAAAATTGGTTGATTATTATTAGTAGTAATTTATGCGTGTATGTAATTACTATAAAGAAGTTAATCGttgtataatattataatattagtCATTCTAGTGTATTATATAGTTTGATCTGAGATCTTGCTCATTCACTGTTATCAGTTAATACTCGATAATAATCGTATCTAAATCCCAAGTTCCCGTCAAAGATGCATCCCATAAAACAATGTAATGGACCCTAGCACTACCAAATACTTACGTTTCCTGTACTCATAGCTCGTAGACGGATGACTGGGGGGCGTAAGATGTTCATACTCATAGGCCACCTCCTCCACACCGCCGACTCTATAAAGATCAAAATGTTAATTGCTGGCTCAACGCATGTTGGGTAGGGATTCAAAGAACAAGGACATTAAATGATACAAAATAATACTTTACTAGTAACTTACTCGGGTGGATTTCCAGCAAATCGCTTAATCGGGTTGATGTACGTGAGAGCCCCATTGCTGTTGCCTCCCAACTTCTTGTCGAGGACAGATCTGCAAAATAACAATAGATTTTTACTTCTTGCCCAATATCAAGCCTTTGTATACCACATGCTCAACTCGCTTGTCAAGTAAGTCAAGTTACATCGGTATGCAGAGGGATCCCCATTACCTGTAGACCTCCAGGTAGAGTCCGTTACTGTTCTTGGCCGACTCGGGATCCATTTCCTTCAGCTCGCGCAGCTGCTCGTGCGAAACCGCGTCGTTCTTGTCTGGAATAAGATACTTACGGATCTCGGCCAGGGCGTAGGCTATGCGGGCATAGCACTCCGCCGGAGTGGCCACCGTGCTGACCTCCAGAAAGAGATTCTTCTGAAGATGGGCATATCTCGGGTCACCTGTGCAGCGCAACTGCTCCTCTTTGTTACGATCGCGCATCGAACCGCGACCCTTGATGGCAATCTTGCACTGGGTCTCCTCCTGAAGGCGACGCAACGAGTTCCCCTTGGGCCCCAGGATCTTGCCAATGAAGTTGAACTGAGCAAGGGTAAGGATTCATTTTACGGACGGAGGGGACAGCTAATTGTACAAAACCCACCTTGGGATACTGATTAACGGGCACAAAGACCTTTTGGGTAATCTTCATCGGCTTTTGGTTGTACACTTCTGCGTATAACTCCTTGCCGGGAATACGACCAGTGCCGTAGACACGGTCTACAGCTGCAATGTGGGATTAGTACCATTAAAATACCCTGTAAAGGGCCGAATTTATTTTACCCTCGGCGATTAGCAGTGCGCAAAGTGGAAACTCCGCGGACAATCGCTTCCGCTCCTCGTCCAAATCAGCGAGAAACTTTTGGGCCACCTCGTTCAGACGCGGCTTGTGGTCGTAGGTAGGTGGCTCTTTCTCAGTTAACTCGCTTGAGGTTTCCATTTTTATCGTAACCATCTTTAccaaaaaacacaattaaaattgATGTAGACTGAATAACGCTTTGTATATCACTGAACTAAAATGGTGGCAGACCTGCCAACCGTTTGAAGTTTTGAGGCATCTTTTTCAGTGCTATAGTGATTGTTTAAATGTCGGGTATCCCATTATGTGCAGAAAACTGAACACCACCATGGTCTCTGGTACACTTAGGCTACTTACCCATCAGATTAAAAACatgaatgctatagtcgagatTCACCAGTTTCTTCAAAAACGagatattttaatattttttgaaatacCGGTAGAAATGggaaacaaaataataaaatgaacatacatacttttcaacgaatctagtatacccttttaatctacgagtaacgggtaaaatgactgaaagaagaaaacgaaatatttacaggatttcaaaaatatatctTATTGGGCAAAATAAAGATGGCAGCCCGAAATCTTCGAATTAGATTCGGAAATAAGTAAGATGTAACTTCAATTGGTATACACGCTAGAATTAAAACCTTCCCAATTTCAAGGAATATCTGAAATACTATACCTACTGACCCATTTAGGTGAATAAATTAGTAATCTTTAGCAAGAACACTTTTGGGCTAATGTTTTGCGATCACGTATTATTATCGAATATCGTAAATTTATTGATCCTAAAGGTTATAAAGTTGGAACTGCATCCTATAGGGTGTCATCCGAAGCTGATCGTTCATACCGCAAGTACCTCCGGGTTCTTGTAGTCAGGTGTCTTTAATTTTCCACCCTGAGGATTGTAGTTTGCCTACCGACCTCCGACCAGTGCTGTGAAGGGATAGTTCGCCGGCTGGCGGTGTCCGCACTTTCAAGATCACCCTTTTGCGTTATCATGGAACTGGAAGACCTACGGCACACTCATCTTACACTCATATTGGCAGCGGGCTACTGCGGCGTAACAAGTAACGGATGAGCAGATGACTGTACCAGGCTAGGATCAGCCTCATAGGTATCAAACTCTGTTAGGAACTTTTCCAAACTTCTACAGCACTCACTTATTCGCTGTCCTCAATGACAAGGGAAGGGAGTTGGATAAACAAACTAATGGTTTCATAATCTCCAAAGCGATCTGGACAGGATTTagtaacaaaacaaaaagcaaataCTCTTCAACAAAAACCAGATTCGGATTATCACAGTGCACTGTACCATAGGCCAAATGGCCATAGCAGGAGGAGCCGTGTATCCTATGCTCATGCTTATCACTTTAAAGGAACAGACTCCGCTTTCTCGGATCCACAGAAAGTTTTTAAGCCATGCACTCTGCTGGTTGGCAATGGATCACCCACTAGAGCTAAGCTAATCTAACCTAATGATATTTCTGGATTAATCAAGTTCTAGTCAGTAATTCCCGTTgcaatttttatattttgtttgatttataGGACCTAAGTATTAACCTTTTTACAGTCAAATTATGAATATCTTTATggtaaattatgaaaaaatttattaaagaTCAGCAAACTAGTACAAATTACTATTGCTTTGTGTATATAAAGGAGTTGTACACCCCCTCACTCTTCTggtgcgcttcgtcactacgtgGCCGGCCACAGTGGTTAAAACGACATATGATCGGAGACTACAAAGAATGCGGAATGGAATAATTCTGAATGGAATTAATGTACCCTCTCCAAGGATAACTTGCTAAAAATAGATTgacaatcaaaaatattttaaggaTGTGCATATTTTAATGACAGAAGATGTGTAAGCAATAGAAACAACTGAAGCTGTAAATATTTGTCAATATGAATATAGCAAAATCAAAGGGCGTGAGGAACACTATAAATAAGTCAAGTCCGATAGGGGACAGCTCAGAATGTTGTTAATTGCTGAAATTAGCAAAACAATGAAAATGAGTAACTTATTCGAATGTATTTCAAACTGCGCATTTTGCTAAAAAGGGCAACTGGTTTACTTGAAGTCAACAATTCCAGAGATTCGAGGAACCCCTTTGACATGCAGAGCCCATAAGAacttttttttggcaattccGGGAGCGCCGAAACTGAGTTCATCATAGTgccaaaataaaacaaacataaataatttacaaaaacGGCTGACATCACCCTAAACAAGTTCGAAAAATGCTTGATATTTATGTATGCGAGGCGCATCGTTTGTGTGTCAAATGATGGGAAAAAAAACATTGCGGCAGCTTTTATACAAATTCAACGAGAGAAAACGGTATCGTTgagttcctcgactatcagtTACCCAGTACTCAGCCAAAAAATACAGttcaaacattttcaaaagCGTGGGAGTTACTTTTTTTGTCGTTCTGCGGGTGGCGATCTTTTGAAAGGCCTgcgtctctagaatctgattTTTCAACCTAACATTTCTAGCTTATTTACTTCCCTACAAATCCCCGAACAGTTGCTAGTGATCGTGATCGGATAAACTGGCTCCTAGCTGTTACATACGTTCCGTCGAATCTAGTACACCCCTTCACTGTACGAGTAATGGGTATACAAACACAGAATTGAAACACGCAACGTACACACGTTTACTTCGAGTGGAAGCTCGATTTCGAGTGAGTGGAATACTGAGTGAAATTGGAAGCGGAATGGACGCTTTCGCTTTGGGCGCCAGAAAGAATCTTACAAACGCTCGCCAACTGCCGTGCAGTCAAGGTTTGCTTTAAGTAATTGTCCAAAAAGTAGTTTCAAAACCTGAAGAAAATGGTGTCGAGTGTAAAAATGATCTTGGCTCTCGCCGTCTTGGCCACCGCGGCCTGCACTGGTATGAAAGTTACCGGAAATACCAATCCGGAATAATCTACACATTCTACGATTTCTAGGCTACGCCATCAAGTGCTATCAGTGCGATTCCTTGACTAATCCAGAGTGTGGAAAGGACATCAAGTCAGACAGCAGCCTCGTTTTGGATTGCACCAAGATGGCTCCACCTCGATTCCTCCAGAACTTCTTCCCAGTTCGCAACGCCACCGGCTGCATGAAGCAGACCATCGACAGTAAGTAATCTGGCGGGGATCGCCCATAACCATGATCTCATCGAATCGATTGCCCACGCGAAACCATCCCCACTTAAGCAATTTAGGTTGATAAATTAACTGGTTCTAGTGCTCACAATGAGAATAATTGAGTTTTGACTCTTACCTTGAAATACGATTGTTTCTAAAGCAACGaaataacaaattaattaatagaATATACCTCTGACACTTCTTAATGGAAGAGAACGAGAGAATCTGAACGTTTAGCATAGAAATATATTTAGAAATGTTCAAGATCAGCGACTTGCTATTGGAATTTAATATATATCGTATGTAGACCATGGAAGGAACCACGCATGaatgaattataaatataagaaaagGGGTTCAGATAAGGTAGACTGTACTGACTATCTTCCATGTATATAAACAATATATGCTTGCACCCTTATTCATTATACTATAGTGATAAAGTGCGTTTGCTCCATGGCAATGCAACGGAGATTAGTCGCTGTCCCACAGCAATATGTGCCcttcattaaaaatgcatcATGAACAATGGACATTAACGCAGCAGTGCCTTTTTAAGTGATTTGTTCACAATTTGCGTGATTGCCCAGCGATTCCCAAGCATAAATACTCCCTAGGGCTATATGGTTTTGAGAATAATTCGACTCCATTCACTTTTGCTAGGGAATTATTTATGATCGGTGACCGCAACATCGTCTCAGTCAATTGTTTGCTAATTACATTAACATTCGACCACGTCTTGAGTTTTATTGAATACGTCATCgttagttttaattaaacacCAGACAATTTGCATCCCATTCAGCTCAAAAGTTAGTCACATCTATATCAGAACTTGAAATGTGCTCTACTTCATGTGAGGTTTACATAGGGATTTATTTAGCAAGCTATATATGCGATTTCAGTATTTATGTAATAATAaggatttattttaataatcatAATTTTTCGATTTAAATATCATAGTCCGAATGTAAAAGCCTGCATAGTCTGACCAAAGAAatactatttatttaaagaaaacaCACTTGAAGTACGAATATAGTTTGAAAAAGCTGCATACAAATAGAAAAGAGAGAGTCTGAAAATGAGAATTTTGGAATAGTCACCTCTACATTTATTTCAGAAACAAATGAGAATGCACAGCACGTTTTAATGTCGTAATTTCTGAGTCTAATTGCCTCATATATGATttgaatttataatatatCAAAACGAACAACAATCGACACAGCATTTAATTTTACACTTAACCAAATAATTTGTAACAACTTCTAAAATGTTTACTTGCAGTTCCCGGTAACGCGCAGATCGTGAGGTCCTGCTACTTCGGCAACATCGCCGACACGAAGACTGGATGCCAGACCGATCCCAGCCTGACGATCAACAAGTTGCTGAGCTGCGAGGTTTGCACCGAGGACGAGTGCAACGGATCCTCCTCCCTGGCCCCCATCGCCGGAGTCATCCTCCTGTTCTTTGGACTGGCCCGCCTGCTGGCCTGAGCGAGGAGCTGGTTTTAGTGCCGCTGAGCTATCCCAAACATATCGAGCTTGCTGATGGGAAGCCAGCCCCGAGGAGCTGCTTTAGTCACCTTTGAATCTCTTGTAATTGTTACACCCTTTTGAACTGTTTTCGCCCACATTAAACGTCGCTTTATTTATGTGAAGATACCTTATGGTTATTCGTAGATTAATTGCTAGCTTTAACTGATAGGCTTCCAGTTGGGCAAGCAGAAAATCCAGGCGTGCCTGGCCACACTTCAAGAACTGGCCCCCATCCAAACTACTCCCTCTATA
This genomic stretch from Drosophila mauritiana strain mau12 chromosome 2L, ASM438214v1, whole genome shotgun sequence harbors:
- the LOC117150528 gene encoding uncharacterized protein LOC117150528, which produces MVSALKCSLAVAVMISLACSAYAIKCYQCESLTMPKCGLKFEADETLLLDCSRIGPPRYLQNFFPLRNATGCMKKTLESVAGHPQIVRSCYFGDINNIQAGCQSDPSMPFVKQLGCDVCTKDECNGSSSLAPIAGAILLFFGVARLLA
- the LOC117150661 gene encoding uncharacterized protein LOC117150661, coding for MVSSVKMILALAVLATAACTGYAIKCYQCDSLTNPECGKDIKSDSSLVLDCTKMAPPRFLQNFFPVRNATGCMKQTIDIPGNAQIVRSCYFGNIADTKTGCQTDPSLTINKLLSCEVCTEDECNGSSSLAPIAGVILLFFGLARLLA
- the LOC117141586 gene encoding KH domain-containing, RNA-binding, signal transduction-associated protein 2-like, whose product is MVTIKMETSSELTEKEPPTYDHKPRLNEVAQKFLADLDEERKRLSAEFPLCALLIAEAVDRVYGTGRIPGKELYAEVYNQKPMKITQKVFVPVNQYPKFNFIGKILGPKGNSLRRLQEETQCKIAIKGRGSMRDRNKEEQLRCTGDPRYAHLQKNLFLEVSTVATPAECYARIAYALAEIRKYLIPDKNDAVSHEQLRELKEMDPESAKNSNGLYLEVYRSVLDKKLGGNSNGALTYINPIKRFAGNPPEVGGVEEVAYEYEHLTPPSHPSTSYEYRKPLPLIIPEKAVAYKRPYPYLTDMKFMRELPIKNFKPNPFKRT